A single Pseudomonas sp. MM223 DNA region contains:
- the ilvG gene encoding Acetolactate synthase isozyme 2 large subunit (*Name ilvG) yields the protein MSNSEVKRSGGQVLVDALRVNGVERAFCVPGESYLAVLDALHDVQEEIDLIVCRQEGGAAYMAEAYGKLTGKPGICFVTRGPGATNASVGVHTAFQDSTPMLLFIGQVARDQIEREAFQEVDYRRMFGQMAKWVVQIDDAARIPELVNQAFQRAISGRPGPVVIALPEDMLTDLVQVADARPAQRVEAAPAPQALDELQALLAKARRPLVIAGGGGWNDQAVADLQRFVQAQNLPLAASFRCQDLFDNTDPHYAGDLGLAAGPVLVDAVKQSDLLIVVGARLGEMTTGGYALVDIPTPKQVLVHVHASAEEIGRVYQPTLGINAGPGSFLAQAAALPAVRPTAFADWVASLNSGYRGNFETPRSPGNVQMSEVIAWLNNTLPADSILTCGAGNYTGWVHRGYQHRVFRTLLGPTNGSMGYGVPAAVAAKLTYPQRTVVAFAGDGCFLMNGQELATAAHYDARVITVVVNNGMYGTIRMHQERTYPGRVSGTELAQPGLRCPGARLWLAR from the coding sequence ATGAGCAACTCCGAAGTGAAGCGCAGTGGCGGCCAGGTACTGGTCGATGCCCTGCGGGTGAATGGTGTCGAGCGTGCGTTCTGCGTGCCAGGTGAAAGCTACCTGGCGGTGCTCGATGCGCTGCACGATGTGCAAGAAGAGATCGACCTGATCGTCTGCCGCCAGGAGGGCGGTGCTGCCTACATGGCCGAGGCCTACGGCAAGCTGACCGGCAAGCCGGGTATCTGCTTCGTCACCCGCGGCCCGGGTGCTACCAATGCCTCGGTGGGCGTGCACACTGCCTTCCAGGATTCCACACCGATGCTGTTGTTCATCGGCCAGGTGGCCCGTGACCAGATCGAACGCGAAGCCTTCCAGGAAGTGGACTACCGGCGCATGTTCGGCCAGATGGCCAAGTGGGTGGTGCAGATCGACGATGCCGCGCGTATACCCGAACTGGTCAACCAGGCCTTCCAGCGCGCCATCAGCGGCCGCCCCGGCCCGGTGGTGATTGCGTTGCCAGAAGACATGCTCACCGACCTGGTGCAGGTTGCCGATGCGCGCCCGGCCCAGCGTGTCGAGGCTGCTCCGGCGCCACAGGCACTGGATGAATTGCAGGCGCTACTGGCCAAGGCCCGGCGGCCGCTGGTGATTGCCGGTGGCGGTGGCTGGAACGACCAGGCGGTGGCCGACCTGCAGCGCTTCGTGCAGGCGCAGAACCTGCCGCTGGCGGCGTCGTTCCGCTGCCAGGACCTGTTCGACAACACTGACCCGCACTACGCCGGTGACCTCGGCTTGGCTGCCGGCCCGGTGTTGGTCGATGCGGTGAAGCAGTCGGACCTGTTGATCGTGGTGGGCGCTCGCCTGGGTGAGATGACCACGGGCGGTTATGCGCTGGTCGACATACCAACGCCAAAGCAGGTGCTGGTGCATGTGCACGCCAGTGCCGAGGAAATCGGTCGGGTCTACCAGCCGACCTTGGGCATCAATGCCGGCCCCGGCAGCTTTCTGGCCCAGGCCGCTGCTTTGCCGGCGGTGCGCCCGACGGCGTTCGCCGATTGGGTTGCCAGCCTGAACAGCGGCTACCGCGGCAACTTCGAAACCCCGCGCTCGCCGGGTAATGTGCAGATGAGCGAAGTGATCGCCTGGTTGAACAACACCCTGCCGGCCGACAGCATCCTCACCTGTGGTGCCGGCAACTACACCGGCTGGGTGCACCGTGGTTACCAGCACCGCGTGTTCCGCACGCTGCTTGGGCCTACCAACGGCTCGATGGGTTACGGCGTGCCGGCGGCCGTGGCGGCCAAGCTCACTTACCCGCAGCGCACGGTGGTGGCGTTTGCCGGCGATGGCTGCTTCCTGATGAATGGCCAGGAACTGGCCACCGCGGCGCACTACGACGCCCGGGTGATCACGGTGGTGGTCAATAACGGCATGTACGGCACCATCCGCATGCACCAGGAGCGCACCTATCCTGGCCGGGTGTCCGGCACCGAGCTCGCACAACCCGGACTTCGCTGCCCTGGCGCGCGCTTATGGCTTGCACGGTGA
- the udh_1 gene encoding Uronate dehydrogenase (*Name udh_1) — MASSVWCTPSSNHAIGFYDRTETIDATAAHRPDSLYGVSKCFAEDLGRYYWDKFAIESVNLRIGSSFPEPLDRRMLATWLSFDDFAQLTERSLLAPRVGHMIVYGMSANRESLWDNRLASSIGYVPKDSADDYRDKVLAEHPPLDPNEPAARYHGGNFAGAGHFEDPK; from the coding sequence ATGGCGTCAAGCGTGTGGTGTACACCGAGCTCCAACCACGCCATCGGCTTCTACGACCGCACCGAAACCATCGACGCAACCGCTGCGCACCGCCCAGACAGCCTGTATGGCGTCAGCAAGTGCTTCGCCGAGGACCTGGGCCGCTACTACTGGGACAAGTTCGCCATCGAGTCTGTCAACCTGCGCATCGGCTCGTCGTTCCCTGAGCCACTGGACCGGCGCATGCTCGCCACCTGGCTGTCGTTTGACGACTTCGCCCAGCTCACCGAGCGCTCGCTGCTGGCGCCGCGTGTCGGGCACATGATCGTCTATGGCATGTCGGCCAACCGCGAAAGCCTTTGGGACAACCGCCTGGCCTCGTCTATTGGTTACGTGCCCAAGGACAGCGCTGACGACTACCGCGACAAGGTGCTGGCTGAGCACCCGCCACTGGACCCGAACGAACCGGCCGCGCGCTACCACGGCGGCAACTTCGCCGGCGCCGGGCACTTCGAAGACCCGAAATGA
- the lutR_1 gene encoding HTH-type transcriptional regulator LutR (*Name lutR_1), which produces MNASLGTRRANLAETVIQELSSRIDNGTYGPGDKLPSEQALCKEFNVSRPVIREAVASLRLGGRLIARQGVGVFVVEQDVKRIGFAIDSVVDDVRAAAQILELRLGIEAESVARAAERRSPASMAAITEAFDRFNSLDGATQEEEAKADFEFHLAIARATNNPHFTQLLEALGPDIILDLNLKHGQVTGKNRQAHIKKIAREHGAILSAISMGDVASARTALRKHLEESLSRYQRLLDSKA; this is translated from the coding sequence ATGAATGCGTCGTTAGGCACGCGCCGCGCCAATCTGGCAGAAACCGTCATCCAGGAGCTTTCCAGCCGGATCGACAACGGCACCTACGGCCCGGGCGACAAGCTGCCGTCCGAACAGGCGCTGTGCAAAGAGTTCAACGTCAGCCGCCCGGTCATCCGCGAAGCGGTGGCCTCGCTGCGCCTGGGCGGGCGCCTGATCGCCCGTCAAGGTGTGGGCGTATTCGTGGTCGAGCAGGATGTGAAGCGCATCGGCTTTGCCATCGACAGCGTGGTCGATGATGTACGCGCGGCCGCGCAGATCCTTGAGTTGCGCCTGGGGATCGAGGCCGAGTCGGTGGCCCGCGCCGCCGAGCGCCGTAGCCCGGCCAGCATGGCGGCGATCACCGAGGCGTTCGACCGGTTCAACTCGCTGGACGGTGCCACGCAAGAGGAAGAAGCCAAAGCCGACTTCGAATTCCACCTGGCGATTGCCCGCGCCACCAACAACCCGCATTTCACCCAATTGCTCGAAGCACTGGGGCCGGACATCATCCTTGACCTTAACCTCAAGCATGGCCAGGTAACCGGCAAGAACCGCCAGGCGCACATCAAGAAGATCGCCCGCGAGCACGGGGCGATCCTGTCGGCGATCAGCATGGGCGACGTGGCCAGCGCACGCACGGCGCTGCGCAAGCACCTGGAAGAAAGCCTGTCGCGCTACCAGCGGTTGCTCGACAGCAAGGCCTGA
- the aatB gene encoding Aspartate aminotransferase (*Name aatB), with the protein MDVQSSRVRAVKSSPSMAVSVLAKQMLAQGEPVINLALGEPDYNVPAHVIEAAYQAMLAGNNHYTGPNGLEVLRQAIVDKFARENDLAYGLDEICVGNGAKQLLFNAFLATLEPGDEVITPAPYWVSYTDMALLNGGVPKVIPCGAQQGFKLKPEQLEAAITPRTRWVMLNSPNNPSGAIFTREEFAALGKVLERHPNVLIISDEIYEHIVLGDQPFVSFVTACPQLRERTLLINGVSKAYAMTGYRLGYAAGPKDLVVAMNKTQSQTTTCPSSISQLAAVAALNGPQDFVREANREYQARGALVVQGLAQIPGLQLQMPQGAFYAFPEVSAFIGKRTPDGQVIGNDADLSAYLLRVGKVATVPGSAFGLEPYIRLSFATSRQELEQALGQLRDAFAALS; encoded by the coding sequence ATGGACGTGCAAAGCAGCCGCGTGCGTGCGGTAAAAAGCTCGCCAAGCATGGCCGTGTCGGTGCTGGCCAAGCAGATGCTGGCCCAGGGCGAACCGGTCATCAACCTGGCCCTTGGCGAGCCGGACTATAACGTGCCGGCTCACGTGATCGAGGCTGCGTACCAGGCAATGCTTGCGGGCAACAACCACTACACCGGGCCCAATGGCCTGGAAGTGTTGCGCCAGGCTATCGTCGACAAGTTTGCCCGGGAGAACGACCTGGCCTATGGGCTGGACGAAATCTGTGTGGGCAATGGTGCCAAGCAGCTGTTGTTCAATGCCTTCCTCGCTACGCTCGAACCGGGTGATGAGGTGATCACCCCGGCACCTTACTGGGTGTCGTACACCGACATGGCCCTGCTCAATGGCGGCGTGCCCAAGGTCATTCCGTGTGGCGCGCAGCAGGGCTTCAAGCTCAAACCCGAGCAGTTGGAGGCCGCCATTACCCCGCGCACCCGCTGGGTGATGCTCAACTCGCCGAACAACCCGAGCGGGGCGATTTTCACCCGTGAAGAGTTTGCTGCGTTGGGCAAGGTGCTGGAGCGGCACCCGAACGTGCTGATCATCTCTGACGAGATCTACGAGCACATCGTGCTGGGCGATCAGCCGTTTGTGTCCTTCGTCACGGCGTGCCCACAGTTGCGTGAGCGCACCTTGCTGATCAATGGCGTGTCCAAGGCCTATGCCATGACCGGCTACCGGCTGGGTTACGCCGCCGGGCCAAAAGACCTGGTAGTGGCGATGAACAAGACCCAGTCGCAGACCACCACTTGCCCTTCGAGCATTTCTCAGCTGGCGGCCGTGGCCGCGCTGAACGGGCCGCAGGATTTCGTGCGCGAGGCCAACCGCGAGTACCAGGCGCGTGGTGCGCTGGTGGTGCAGGGGTTGGCGCAGATCCCGGGCTTGCAATTGCAGATGCCACAGGGCGCGTTCTATGCCTTCCCGGAGGTCAGTGCCTTCATTGGCAAGCGCACCCCTGATGGCCAGGTCATTGGCAACGATGCCGACCTTTCGGCCTACCTGCTACGCGTCGGCAAGGTCGCGACCGTGCCGGGCTCGGCGTTTGGCCTGGAACCCTACATTCGTCTGTCGTTCGCCACATCGCGACAGGAACTGGAACAAGCCCTGGGGCAGCTGCGCGATGCGTTCGCGGCGCTGTCCTGA
- the gabD_1 gene encoding Succinate-semialdehyde dehydrogenase [NADP(+)] GabD (*Name gabD_1) gives MKLADRDLLREVCYIDGKWLAADSGQRIAVTNPATGQVLGHVPRMGAEETRRAIAAAERALPAWRALTAKERAARLQAWFREILAHQEDLARIMTAEQGKPLTESRGEIAFAAAYVEFYAEEGKRIYGDVIPSPNADRRLIVTKEPIGVCAAITPWNFPAAMITRKAAPALAAGCTLVLKPASQTPFSALALCVLAERAGIPAGVLSVVTGDSAAIGGELTASPVVRKLSFTGSTPIGIQLLQQSAATVKKVTMELGGNAPFIVFDDADLEKAVEGAVIAKFRNSGQTCVCANRFYIQDGIYERFVARFAERVSELVVGQGDAPGTQVGPMIDGRAASGVERLVGEAVEAGARVVTGGRRHALGEAFFEPTLLADVTPGMRVAREEIFGPVAPIFRFGSEEEVIAQANDTEFGLACYLYARDVGRIWRVSEALEYGMVGVNVGVVATEVAPFGGVKASGLGREGSRYGIEDYLELKYVCLGL, from the coding sequence ATGAAACTTGCCGATCGTGATCTGCTGCGTGAAGTTTGCTACATCGATGGAAAATGGCTGGCAGCTGACAGCGGCCAGCGCATTGCCGTGACCAACCCGGCCACCGGCCAAGTGCTGGGCCATGTGCCGCGGATGGGGGCGGAAGAAACCCGTCGTGCCATCGCAGCTGCCGAGCGCGCCTTGCCAGCGTGGCGGGCGCTGACCGCCAAGGAGCGTGCCGCCCGGCTGCAGGCCTGGTTCCGCGAGATTCTTGCCCATCAAGAAGACCTGGCGCGCATCATGACCGCCGAGCAAGGCAAGCCGTTGACCGAATCCCGGGGCGAGATTGCCTTTGCCGCCGCGTATGTGGAGTTTTATGCCGAAGAGGGCAAACGCATCTATGGCGATGTGATTCCTTCGCCGAACGCTGATCGGCGCTTGATCGTGACCAAGGAGCCGATTGGTGTATGCGCGGCGATAACGCCGTGGAATTTCCCGGCAGCGATGATCACCCGCAAGGCGGCGCCGGCCCTGGCTGCGGGCTGCACGCTGGTGCTCAAGCCGGCCTCGCAAACGCCGTTCAGCGCGCTGGCACTGTGCGTGCTGGCCGAACGTGCCGGCATCCCGGCCGGTGTGCTAAGTGTGGTTACCGGTGACTCGGCGGCCATTGGTGGTGAGCTGACGGCCAGCCCGGTGGTGCGCAAGTTGTCGTTCACCGGCTCCACGCCCATCGGTATCCAGTTGCTGCAGCAGTCGGCGGCAACGGTGAAGAAGGTGACCATGGAGCTTGGCGGCAACGCCCCGTTCATCGTGTTCGACGATGCCGACCTGGAAAAGGCCGTGGAAGGCGCGGTTATCGCCAAGTTTCGCAACAGCGGGCAGACCTGTGTGTGCGCCAACCGTTTCTATATCCAGGACGGCATCTACGAGCGCTTCGTGGCGCGCTTTGCCGAGCGGGTAAGTGAGCTGGTAGTCGGGCAGGGCGATGCGCCGGGTACCCAGGTCGGGCCGATGATCGACGGGCGTGCAGCCAGTGGTGTCGAACGGCTGGTGGGCGAGGCTGTGGAGGCCGGTGCGCGGGTGGTGACGGGTGGGCGCCGGCATGCCTTGGGCGAGGCTTTCTTCGAGCCGACCTTGCTGGCGGATGTGACGCCGGGCATGCGCGTGGCGCGCGAGGAAATCTTCGGGCCGGTGGCGCCGATCTTCCGCTTCGGCAGCGAGGAGGAGGTGATTGCCCAGGCCAACGACACCGAGTTCGGCCTGGCCTGCTACCTGTATGCCCGGGATGTCGGGCGCATCTGGCGCGTGTCGGAAGCGCTGGAGTACGGCATGGTCGGGGTCAACGTTGGCGTGGTGGCGACCGAAGTGGCGCCGTTTGGTGGGGTGAAAGCTTCGGGGTTGGGCAGGGAAGGGTCGCGCTACGGGATCGAGGATTACCTGGAACTCAAGTATGTGTGCCTAGGCCTCTGA
- the soxB_3 gene encoding Sarcosine oxidase subunit beta (*Name soxB_3) encodes MASTAKQQNYDVVIVGGAVNGSATAYFLANNPDFKGSVLVIERDWTYNKSATALSSSSIRQQFSNPINIEISKFGAEFVRNFPEVMEVDGDRPDLAFHENGYLFLGDDKGYEVLRRLHDTQVSHGADVHLLDPEQLQRKFPWVNIDSLAGASYGRSGEGWFDSLGMLNGFRRKARSMGIEYIENEVAGIQREGDRITGVQLASGERIGCGLLVNCAGTRGTKVARMAGLDIPVEPRRRSLFVFDCRTPLEGTVPLTIDPTGVFFRPEGKFYLGGTYPKNDPEVDFEDFDVLHEEFDEEVWPILAERVPAFEGIKVVNFWAGHYDFCVLDHNAIVGPHNEVNNFLFCNGFSGHGLQQAPAIGRGLSELITYGGYRSLDLGALSYQRVIDNKPFLEDSVI; translated from the coding sequence ATGGCTTCCACCGCTAAACAACAGAATTACGATGTGGTGATCGTCGGCGGCGCGGTCAACGGCAGTGCCACCGCCTACTTCCTGGCCAACAACCCGGACTTCAAAGGCTCGGTACTGGTCATCGAGCGCGACTGGACCTACAACAAGTCGGCCACCGCGCTGTCGAGCAGCTCGATCCGCCAGCAGTTCTCCAACCCGATCAACATCGAAATTTCCAAGTTCGGTGCCGAGTTCGTGCGTAACTTCCCCGAAGTGATGGAAGTGGACGGCGACCGCCCGGACCTGGCCTTCCACGAGAATGGCTACCTGTTCCTGGGTGACGATAAAGGCTATGAAGTGCTGCGCCGCCTGCACGATACCCAGGTATCCCACGGCGCCGACGTGCATTTGCTCGACCCCGAGCAACTGCAGCGCAAATTCCCCTGGGTGAATATCGACAGCCTCGCGGGTGCCAGCTACGGGCGTAGCGGCGAAGGCTGGTTCGACAGCCTGGGCATGCTCAACGGCTTCCGTCGCAAGGCGCGTTCGATGGGCATCGAGTACATCGAGAACGAGGTGGCGGGCATCCAGCGTGAAGGCGACCGTATTACCGGCGTGCAGTTGGCCAGCGGCGAGCGTATCGGCTGTGGCCTGCTGGTCAACTGTGCCGGTACCCGTGGTACCAAGGTGGCGCGCATGGCGGGCCTGGATATCCCGGTCGAGCCGCGCCGACGCTCGCTGTTCGTGTTCGATTGCCGCACCCCGCTGGAAGGCACTGTGCCGCTGACCATCGACCCGACCGGGGTGTTTTTCCGCCCTGAAGGCAAGTTCTACCTGGGTGGCACCTACCCGAAAAACGACCCGGAAGTGGACTTCGAAGACTTCGACGTGCTGCACGAGGAGTTCGACGAAGAAGTGTGGCCGATCCTGGCCGAGCGGGTGCCAGCGTTCGAAGGTATCAAGGTGGTCAACTTCTGGGCCGGGCATTACGACTTCTGCGTGCTCGACCACAACGCCATCGTCGGCCCGCACAACGAGGTGAACAACTTCCTGTTCTGCAACGGCTTCAGCGGGCACGGCCTGCAGCAGGCACCGGCCATTGGTCGCGGGCTGTCCGAACTGATCACCTATGGTGGCTACCGCTCGCTCGACCTGGGCGCGCTGAGTTACCAGCGGGTGATCGACAACAAGCCGTTCCTGGAAGATTCGGTCATCTGA